From Actinomycetes bacterium, a single genomic window includes:
- a CDS encoding helix-turn-helix domain-containing protein, whose protein sequence is MDDERTAQVAAVAALAEPTRRLLYEHVVRQPVAVSRDEAAEATEVARATVAFHLDKLVDEGLLDVVYERRSGRSGPGAGRPAKLYRRADCDVAVSLPERHYDLAGGLLAAAMDESQSTGEPPRAVLARLAFERGRDLGAAARGDDDAEDGRRVALRALEQHGFEPLAEDGAVMLANCPFHRLAREHTELVCGMNLRLLDGLLAGAAAGGFVARLEPSPGRCCVRLEPADA, encoded by the coding sequence ATGGACGACGAGCGCACCGCACAGGTCGCCGCGGTCGCCGCGCTGGCCGAGCCCACCCGGCGGTTGCTGTACGAGCACGTCGTCCGGCAGCCGGTCGCGGTCAGCCGGGACGAGGCGGCCGAGGCCACCGAGGTCGCGCGTGCGACGGTCGCCTTCCACCTGGACAAGCTGGTCGACGAGGGGCTGCTCGACGTCGTCTACGAGCGGCGCAGCGGCAGGAGCGGCCCGGGCGCCGGTCGCCCCGCGAAGCTGTACCGGCGGGCCGACTGCGACGTCGCGGTGAGCCTCCCCGAGCGGCACTACGACCTGGCCGGGGGTCTGCTCGCCGCGGCCATGGACGAGAGCCAGTCGACCGGGGAGCCGCCCCGGGCGGTCCTGGCCAGGCTGGCCTTCGAGCGCGGGCGGGACCTGGGCGCGGCCGCGCGCGGGGACGACGACGCCGAGGACGGCCGGCGGGTCGCGCTGCGCGCGCTCGAGCAGCACGGGTTCGAGCCGCTCGCCGAGGACGGCGCCGTCATGCTGGCGAACTGCCCGTTCCACCGGCTGGCGCGCGAGCACACCGAGCTGGTCTGCGGCATGAACCTGCGGCTGCTCGACGGCCTGCTCGCGGGCGCGGCCGCCGGGGGATTCGTCGCCAGGCTGGAGCCGTCGCCGGGCCGCTGCTGCGTGCGGCTGGAGCCGGCGGACGCGTAG